Proteins encoded within one genomic window of Parcubacteria group bacterium CG10_big_fil_rev_8_21_14_0_10_36_14:
- a CDS encoding guanylate kinase, which translates to MEFNPKNLIVITGPSGVGKTTIALELLKKNKSIKRVVTYTTRKRRDSERDGRDYNFISEKIFKIMLDRGEFFEHAKVYENFYGNSLKDIKKLCKKNRFVLMVLDIQGAEKIKKEIPRAISIFLMAELRELSERIRKRGKILPKDFGTRTKLAKREINKARLFDYIIKNEPGKIDKTIERIKEILELKKSA; encoded by the coding sequence ATGGAATTTAATCCAAAAAATTTAATTGTAATAACCGGACCATCAGGCGTTGGAAAAACAACAATAGCTTTAGAATTATTGAAAAAAAATAAAAGTATTAAGCGGGTCGTAACCTACACTACCCGTAAGAGGAGAGACAGTGAGCGTGATGGCAGAGATTATAATTTTATAAGCGAAAAAATTTTTAAGATAATGCTTGATAGAGGAGAATTTTTTGAGCACGCAAAGGTTTATGAAAATTTTTATGGGAACAGCTTAAAGGATATAAAGAAGCTTTGCAAAAAAAATAGATTTGTTCTGATGGTTTTAGATATTCAAGGCGCGGAAAAAATAAAAAAAGAAATTCCGAGGGCAATTAGCATTTTTTTAATGGCAGAGTTGAGAGAGCTGTCAGAACGGATTAGGAAACGTGGTAAAATTTTGCCCAAAGATTTCGGGACGCGCACAAAGCTCGCAAAAAGAGAAATAAATAAGGCGCGCTTATTTGACTATATAATTAAAAATGAACCGGGGAAAATAGATAAGACAATAGAAAGGATTAAAGAAATATTAGAATTAAAAAAATCCGCTTGA
- a CDS encoding 50S ribosomal protein L28, which produces MSKRCDICGRGSKKAASRSHSNIKTLRRQNINLQSKTIDGKKKKVCAKCIKTAKKK; this is translated from the coding sequence ATGTCCAAAAGATGCGATATCTGCGGACGCGGAAGCAAAAAAGCCGCATCTCGCAGCCACTCAAACATAAAGACCTTGCGCAGGCAAAATATCAACCTTCAATCAAAAACCATTGATGGAAAAAAGAAAAAAGTTTGCGCAAAATGCATAAAGACAGCAAAAAAAAAGTAA
- a CDS encoding site-2 protease family protein, translated as MPISLLSDNPLFFIAWIGAILIALSTHEFAHAYASFRLGDNTAKDMGRLTLNPLAHIDWLGFFMLMLVGFGWGKPVITNPYNLKYKKWGMTLVALAGPLANLINIAVFGAALKFLSIFTVLSAGNLLLQFINLLIIINTILLVFNLIPIPPLDGSRLLFTLLDKPKYEELKAHLSSQGPIILIGLILIDNIFNIGIFSVIFSGIIQFVYKFF; from the coding sequence ATGCCTATTTCATTATTATCCGACAATCCATTATTTTTTATTGCTTGGATAGGAGCGATATTGATAGCTCTTTCCACACATGAGTTTGCCCATGCTTATGCCAGTTTTAGATTGGGAGATAATACGGCAAAGGATATGGGCCGACTTACGTTAAATCCTTTGGCCCATATTGACTGGTTGGGTTTTTTTATGCTGATGCTTGTTGGGTTTGGCTGGGGAAAACCGGTAATAACCAATCCATATAATTTAAAATATAAAAAGTGGGGGATGACGCTTGTGGCTCTTGCTGGTCCTTTGGCGAATTTGATAAATATAGCGGTTTTTGGAGCTGCATTAAAATTTTTAAGCATTTTTACGGTTCTTAGCGCTGGCAATCTTCTTCTTCAATTTATTAACCTGCTTATTATTATAAATACAATATTGCTGGTTTTTAATCTTATACCGATTCCGCCCTTAGACGGCTCAAGACTACTTTTTACGCTTTTAGACAAGCCAAAATATGAAGAATTAAAAGCGCATCTTAGTAGCCAAGGTCCTATAATTTTGATAGGTCTTATCTTGATTGATAATATTTTTAATATAGGTATTTTTTCAGTAATTTTTAGTGGAATTATACAGTTTGTCTATAAGTTTTTTTAG
- a CDS encoding 30S ribosomal protein S12 produces MPTVNQLIKKGRQSAKKKSKSPAMQFVNNTLRRKKTEISKGSPFKRGVCVKVTTITPKKPNSALRKIARVRLSNGQEVTAYIPGIGHNLQEHSIVMIRGGKVKDLPGVRYHIVRGIYDAQGVEGRKNSRSLYGVKKPKS; encoded by the coding sequence ATGCCAACAGTAAATCAACTGATAAAAAAAGGAAGACAAAGCGCAAAAAAGAAAAGTAAATCGCCAGCAATGCAATTTGTTAATAATACTTTGAGACGCAAAAAAACAGAGATTTCAAAAGGAAGCCCTTTTAAGCGTGGAGTTTGTGTTAAGGTTACAACTATAACTCCAAAAAAACCTAATTCAGCTTTACGTAAAATCGCAAGAGTTCGTCTTTCAAACGGTCAGGAAGTAACAGCTTATATTCCTGGAATTGGGCATAACCTACAAGAACACTCAATTGTCATGATAAGGGGCGGAAAAGTAAAAGATCTTCCAGGTGTAAGATATCATATTGTACGAGGCATATATGATGCTCAGGGTGTAGAAGGAAGAAAAAATAGCCGTTCTCTTTATGGCGTTAAAAAACCTAAATCGTAA
- a CDS encoding 30S ribosomal protein S7 — translation MRGKKKAPKRKIKPDVKYSNLQVAKFINYLMGRGKKTVAQAVLYDALDIISEKTKEDSLVVFETAIKNVSPQLEIRSKRVGGANYQIPFPVKGDRKFALASRWILGASRDKKGRRMAEKLAEELMAAAKNEGTAIKKKEDVQRMAEANRAFAHFAR, via the coding sequence ATGCGTGGTAAGAAAAAAGCACCAAAAAGAAAAATTAAACCAGATGTAAAGTATAGCAATCTTCAAGTTGCGAAATTTATTAATTATTTAATGGGAAGAGGCAAGAAAACAGTTGCGCAAGCTGTCCTTTATGATGCATTGGATATAATTTCTGAAAAAACAAAAGAAGATTCATTAGTTGTTTTTGAAACTGCTATTAAAAATGTAAGCCCTCAGTTAGAAATTAGAAGCAAACGTGTTGGCGGAGCCAATTATCAAATTCCTTTTCCTGTAAAAGGAGATAGAAAATTTGCACTTGCTTCAAGATGGATTTTGGGTGCTAGCAGAGATAAAAAAGGAAGAAGAATGGCGGAAAAACTAGCCGAAGAGTTAATGGCTGCAGCAAAAAATGAAGGAACAGCAATAAAAAAGAAAGAAGATGTTCAGAGAATGGCAGAAGCAAATCGCGCTTTTGCTCATTTCGCCCGTTAA
- the fusA gene encoding elongation factor G, translating to MPREFNLEKIRNIGIIAHIDAGKTTITERILFYTGKKHKIGEVHEGEAEMDWMEQERERGITITSAATTCFWKNNRINIIDTPGHIDFTVEVQRSLRVLDGGVVVFDGVAGVEPQSETVWHQADKYKVPRICFVNKLDRTGADFYADLASIHERLTKKAYAMQLPIGIESDLKGIVNLLEKNAVIYKDELGQDVETIEIPEDMKDKAREYREKLIEAIASQDEALMNKYLGGEEIPLEDLKSTLRKAVINFEIIPVFCGTALKNKGVQLLLDAVVDYLPSPLEVPPVKGIDIKDPEKELERPAEDNAPFSALAFKIATDPFVGRLCFFRVYSGVLKAGSYVYNSSTGKRERVGRIVRMYANHREEITEVYAGDIAAAIGFKDVTTGNTLCDEDSPIILESITFPEPVISVAIEPKTKVDQEKMGVALQKLAEEDPTFRVYTNEETSQTIIAGMGELHLDIIVDRMKREFKVEANVGKPQVAYKETIKGEAEAEGKYIKQSGGRGQYGHCWIRVNPREEGQGFKFNDEVKGGVIPREYIPAIEKGIKESLNKGILAGYPVIDIEASVYDGSYHEVDSSEMAFKIAGSMAFSAAAKKAGLILLEPTMKVEVTTPEQFMGDVIGDINSKRGQVQEMREKDSTRIIDAIIPLGELFGYATELRSMTQGRASYSMEFAKYSEVPRNVAEEIIEGRKK from the coding sequence ATGCCTCGAGAATTTAATTTAGAAAAAATAAGAAATATTGGTATTATTGCCCATATTGACGCAGGTAAGACAACCATTACCGAGCGTATTTTGTTTTATACTGGAAAGAAGCACAAAATTGGCGAAGTTCATGAAGGCGAAGCAGAAATGGATTGGATGGAACAAGAACGCGAAAGAGGTATCACCATTACTTCAGCCGCGACAACTTGTTTTTGGAAAAATAATCGTATAAATATCATTGATACTCCGGGACACATTGATTTTACCGTAGAAGTTCAACGCTCCCTTCGTGTTTTAGATGGGGGTGTTGTTGTTTTTGACGGTGTCGCCGGTGTAGAGCCTCAATCAGAAACCGTCTGGCATCAGGCAGATAAATATAAAGTTCCAAGAATCTGTTTTGTAAATAAGCTTGATAGAACGGGCGCTGATTTTTATGCCGACCTGGCTTCAATCCATGAGCGTCTTACTAAAAAAGCATATGCAATGCAACTTCCTATTGGTATAGAAAGCGATTTAAAAGGTATTGTAAATCTTTTAGAGAAAAACGCTGTTATATATAAAGATGAATTAGGACAAGATGTGGAGACAATAGAAATACCTGAAGATATGAAAGATAAAGCGCGTGAGTATAGAGAAAAGCTTATAGAAGCAATCGCAAGTCAGGACGAAGCTTTAATGAATAAGTATTTGGGAGGCGAAGAAATTCCCTTAGAAGATCTAAAGTCAACACTTAGAAAAGCCGTCATCAATTTTGAAATTATTCCTGTATTTTGTGGAACTGCTCTAAAAAATAAAGGAGTTCAGCTACTTTTGGACGCAGTTGTTGACTATTTACCATCTCCTCTAGAAGTTCCTCCGGTAAAGGGAATTGATATAAAAGATCCGGAAAAAGAGTTAGAACGTCCAGCAGAAGATAACGCACCTTTTTCTGCTCTTGCATTTAAAATTGCAACCGATCCTTTTGTAGGACGTCTTTGTTTTTTCCGCGTTTATTCCGGCGTACTTAAAGCCGGCTCATATGTTTATAATTCTTCAACTGGAAAGAGAGAAAGAGTTGGACGTATCGTACGAATGTATGCAAATCATAGAGAAGAGATAACCGAAGTTTATGCCGGAGATATTGCTGCCGCGATTGGTTTTAAAGATGTAACAACTGGAAATACTTTATGCGATGAAGATAGTCCTATAATCTTAGAATCAATAACTTTCCCAGAACCGGTTATTTCCGTTGCTATTGAACCAAAAACAAAAGTAGACCAAGAAAAGATGGGTGTTGCCCTTCAGAAACTGGCAGAAGAAGACCCAACATTTCGTGTTTATACCAATGAAGAAACTTCACAGACAATTATTGCTGGAATGGGCGAGCTTCATTTGGATATTATTGTTGATAGAATGAAAAGAGAGTTTAAAGTGGAAGCAAATGTTGGAAAACCTCAGGTTGCATATAAAGAAACAATCAAAGGAGAAGCAGAGGCAGAGGGTAAATATATTAAACAATCCGGTGGACGAGGACAGTATGGACATTGCTGGATTAGAGTTAACCCTCGTGAAGAAGGTCAGGGCTTTAAGTTCAATGACGAAGTAAAGGGCGGAGTTATTCCGAGAGAATATATTCCTGCCATTGAAAAAGGAATTAAAGAGTCACTAAATAAAGGTATTTTAGCTGGATATCCGGTCATTGATATTGAAGCAAGTGTTTATGATGGTTCTTACCATGAGGTTGATTCATCGGAAATGGCATTTAAAATTGCTGGTTCAATGGCGTTTTCCGCTGCAGCAAAAAAAGCCGGGCTTATACTATTGGAACCAACAATGAAAGTTGAGGTCACTACTCCTGAACAATTTATGGGCGATGTTATTGGAGATATCAACTCAAAGCGCGGACAAGTACAAGAAATGCGCGAGAAAGACAGTACAAGGATTATTGATGCGATTATTCCTTTGGGAGAATTGTTTGGATATGCGACAGAATTGCGTTCAATGACGCAAGGACGAGCGAGCTATTCAATGGAATTTGCTAAATATTCTGAAGTTCCAAGAAATGTTGCCGAAGAGATAATTGAAGGAAGAAAGAAGTAA
- the tuf gene encoding elongation factor Tu, with protein sequence MAGKFERTKPHVNVGTIGHVDHGKTTLTAAILKVLAAHGMIAQDKSVDQIDAAPEEKERGITIATAHVEYESDKRHYAHVDCPGHADYVKNMITGAAQMDGAILVVSAADGPMPQTREHILLARQVGVPYIVVFLNKVDQVSDPELIDLVEEEVRDLLKKYEFPGDETPIIRGSALKALENPSDEATSKPILDLVKALDDYIPEPVRDIEKPFLMPIEDVFSIEGRGTVVTGRIDRGIIKINEEVEIVGLRNTQKTVVTGIEMFNKQLDEGRAGDNAGLLLRSLKKDEVERGQVIAKPGTITPHTEFEAKIYALTKEEGGRHKPFFKGYKPQFYIRTTDVTGEITLPEGTEMVMPGDQVEVTVKLITPVALEEKQRFAIREGGRTVGAGAVTKILK encoded by the coding sequence ATGGCAGGAAAATTTGAAAGAACAAAACCGCACGTAAACGTTGGCACAATCGGCCACGTTGATCATGGGAAAACCACTCTTACAGCGGCTATTTTAAAAGTTTTAGCTGCTCACGGTATGATTGCCCAAGATAAATCAGTAGACCAAATTGATGCCGCTCCTGAAGAAAAAGAGCGCGGTATTACTATTGCTACTGCTCACGTTGAGTATGAATCAGATAAAAGACATTATGCTCACGTCGATTGCCCGGGACACGCCGATTATGTAAAAAATATGATTACTGGAGCCGCTCAGATGGATGGAGCTATTTTGGTTGTATCTGCTGCTGACGGCCCAATGCCTCAAACAAGAGAACATATATTGCTTGCCAGACAAGTAGGTGTGCCTTATATTGTGGTATTTTTGAATAAAGTTGACCAAGTATCTGATCCAGAATTGATTGATTTAGTTGAAGAAGAAGTAAGGGACTTATTGAAAAAATACGAATTTCCTGGTGATGAAACCCCAATCATTAGAGGTTCTGCTTTAAAAGCACTTGAAAATCCTTCTGATGAAGCAACTTCAAAACCAATCTTAGATCTAGTAAAAGCATTAGACGACTATATTCCAGAACCTGTAAGAGATATTGAAAAACCATTTTTAATGCCGATTGAAGATGTTTTCTCAATTGAAGGACGTGGAACAGTTGTAACTGGAAGAATTGATAGAGGTATAATTAAGATTAACGAAGAAGTTGAAATTGTTGGTCTTCGCAATACCCAGAAAACAGTAGTAACCGGTATTGAAATGTTTAATAAACAACTTGACGAAGGACGAGCAGGTGATAACGCAGGTCTTTTGCTTCGAAGCTTAAAGAAAGACGAAGTTGAACGTGGACAGGTTATTGCTAAACCAGGAACTATAACTCCTCATACTGAATTTGAAGCTAAAATTTATGCATTGACAAAGGAAGAAGGCGGACGCCATAAACCATTCTTCAAAGGATACAAGCCACAATTTTATATCAGAACAACTGATGTAACCGGCGAAATAACCTTACCGGAAGGAACAGAGATGGTAATGCCTGGAGATCAGGTTGAAGTAACAGTAAAACTTATTACCCCGGTTGCTTTGGAAGAAAAACAGAGATTCGCTATCCGCGAAGGCGGACGCACTGTCGGTGCCGGAGCAGTAACAAAAATATTAAAATAA
- a CDS encoding 30S ribosomal protein S10 — protein MPKAVLKKEEETQNRIRIKIRAYDHKIIDQSAKTIIDSAERSGATVHGPIPLPTEKRKYTVNRSTFVHKNAREQFEMRTHKRLLDIVNPTDKTVDALMNLNLPAGVDVEIKM, from the coding sequence ATGCCAAAAGCAGTTTTAAAAAAAGAAGAAGAAACGCAAAACAGAATACGCATTAAAATTAGGGCGTACGATCATAAAATAATTGATCAATCGGCCAAAACGATAATTGATAGTGCGGAACGAAGCGGAGCCACAGTGCACGGTCCGATACCTTTGCCGACCGAAAAAAGAAAGTATACTGTTAACAGGTCAACCTTTGTTCATAAAAATGCGCGTGAGCAATTTGAAATGAGAACCCATAAACGGCTTCTGGATATTGTTAATCCTACGGATAAAACAGTTGACGCATTAATGAACTTGAACTTGCCTGCCGGTGTAGACGTAGAAATAAAGATGTAG
- a CDS encoding 50S ribosomal protein L3 gives MKFIIGKKLEMSQRFRNNGAVVPVTLIFAPKNQIAQVKTKDKDGYNAVQLGAFPKKKLNKPEKGHLKGLEMHGTLNEFRLEDVKILEKGQDLGVEQFEEGEKVNIIGISKGRGFQGVVKRHGFHGGPASHGHKDQLRMPGSIGSKGVARVFKGMKMGGHMGTDQTTIKNLEIIEVDKENSILAVKGAVPGARNSLLYIQGK, from the coding sequence ATGAAATTCATAATTGGAAAAAAATTGGAAATGTCACAGAGATTTAGAAATAATGGCGCTGTAGTCCCGGTGACTTTGATTTTTGCACCTAAAAATCAGATAGCGCAAGTCAAAACTAAAGATAAAGATGGTTATAACGCTGTCCAATTGGGAGCATTTCCTAAGAAAAAGTTAAATAAACCTGAAAAAGGTCATTTAAAAGGATTGGAAATGCATGGCACTCTAAATGAATTTAGGTTGGAAGATGTAAAAATATTAGAAAAAGGACAGGATCTCGGAGTTGAACAATTTGAAGAAGGTGAAAAAGTAAATATTATTGGTATATCAAAGGGACGCGGGTTTCAGGGTGTTGTAAAAAGACATGGTTTTCATGGCGGACCTGCTTCTCATGGACATAAAGATCAGCTTAGAATGCCGGGTTCAATCGGTTCAAAAGGTGTAGCAAGGGTTTTTAAAGGAATGAAAATGGGTGGTCATATGGGAACAGACCAAACAACAATAAAAAATTTGGAAATTATTGAAGTTGATAAAGAAAACAGCATTTTGGCAGTAAAGGGAGCAGTACCGGGAGCAAGAAATTCATTGTTATATATCCAAGGCAAGTAA
- a CDS encoding 50S ribosomal protein L4, translating into MAKVKIYNLDGTEKEEIDLKDEVFNVVANDDTLHQVTVAMLSNKRSVYAHTKTRGDVRGGGKKPWKQKGTGRARHGSSRSPIWVGGGITFGPRKDRNFNLKINKKTKQKALAMVLSDKLANNEIVAIDAFAVKEPKTKQFMSSIKNLFTKLKKDLKGKTIVISGVDKNIKLAIRNVPNVNYIAGKDLNILDAMTAKNIIIEKKSILELEKRLS; encoded by the coding sequence ATGGCAAAAGTAAAGATATACAATTTAGACGGAACCGAGAAAGAAGAGATAGACTTGAAAGACGAGGTTTTTAATGTTGTGGCAAATGACGATACACTTCATCAGGTTACCGTTGCTATGCTTTCTAACAAGCGTAGTGTTTATGCTCATACCAAAACAAGAGGAGATGTACGTGGCGGTGGTAAAAAACCATGGAAACAAAAAGGAACAGGACGAGCAAGACACGGATCTTCAAGATCACCAATATGGGTTGGTGGAGGTATTACTTTTGGTCCGAGAAAGGATAGAAATTTCAACTTAAAAATAAATAAAAAAACAAAACAAAAAGCATTGGCAATGGTTTTGAGTGATAAACTTGCAAACAACGAGATAGTAGCAATTGACGCTTTTGCAGTAAAAGAGCCGAAGACAAAACAATTTATGTCTTCAATCAAGAACTTATTCACCAAACTTAAAAAAGATTTGAAAGGAAAGACTATTGTCATATCAGGTGTTGATAAGAATATAAAACTTGCGATTCGCAACGTGCCGAATGTAAATTATATTGCAGGTAAGGATTTAAATATCTTGGATGCAATGACTGCAAAGAATATAATTATAGAAAAAAAGAGCATATTGGAATTAGAAAAAAGATTGAGCTAA
- a CDS encoding 50S ribosomal protein L23, producing the protein MKAEVYRVLLKPLITEKISDMAVLGKYAFQIKMDANKIMVKKAVSALYGVKVRDVRIVNVLGKSVRYGRHTGKRSDWKKAIVTLAPGEKLEIYEGV; encoded by the coding sequence ATGAAGGCCGAAGTGTATAGAGTATTATTAAAACCGCTTATTACTGAGAAAATTTCTGATATGGCTGTTTTGGGTAAGTACGCTTTTCAGATTAAAATGGACGCTAACAAAATAATGGTAAAGAAAGCGGTCAGCGCTTTATACGGTGTAAAAGTAAGAGATGTCAGAATAGTAAATGTACTGGGAAAATCAGTAAGATATGGCAGACACACAGGCAAAAGAAGTGATTGGAAAAAAGCGATTGTAACTCTGGCTCCGGGAGAAAAGCTGGAAATATACGAAGGAGTATAA
- a CDS encoding 50S ribosomal protein L2: MAIKLYKPTTPGRRKSSVNKSDLTKKRPEKNLIFFKKRSGGRNAQGKITVHHRGGGAKRYVRIVDFRRNRYDLPAKVLTFEYDPNRSANIALIQYEDGKKSYILVPQGLEIGNEVISSKGKVPIKTGNRTILENIPVGEMIYNIELSPEAGGKIVRGAGMGATLMGLEGDYAQIKLPSSEIRLVLKTCSASIGVMGNSEYALVRIGLAGRKRHMGIKPTVRGKAKNPVDHPHGGGEGNTPIGLKHPKTPWGKPALGIKTRRKKKASNRLIIQRRKRKRRK, encoded by the coding sequence ATGGCAATAAAATTATACAAACCAACAACTCCAGGAAGAAGAAAATCTTCGGTTAATAAGTCAGATTTGACTAAAAAAAGACCGGAGAAGAATTTGATATTTTTTAAAAAAAGATCCGGAGGCAGAAATGCACAAGGAAAAATTACCGTTCATCATCGTGGTGGAGGCGCAAAACGTTATGTCAGAATTGTTGATTTTAGACGCAATAGATATGATTTGCCGGCAAAAGTTCTTACATTTGAATATGATCCGAATAGAAGTGCAAACATAGCTTTAATTCAATACGAAGACGGCAAGAAGAGTTATATTCTAGTTCCTCAAGGATTGGAGATTGGGAACGAAGTAATCTCTTCAAAAGGAAAAGTTCCGATTAAAACTGGAAACAGAACAATTTTAGAAAATATTCCTGTTGGCGAAATGATATATAATATAGAATTAAGCCCTGAAGCTGGTGGAAAAATTGTTCGCGGAGCAGGTATGGGAGCAACGCTCATGGGTTTAGAGGGAGATTATGCTCAGATTAAATTACCTTCTTCAGAAATAAGATTAGTATTAAAGACCTGTAGTGCCTCAATCGGAGTAATGGGAAATAGTGAGTATGCTTTGGTAAGAATAGGATTGGCAGGTAGAAAAAGACATATGGGTATAAAGCCGACTGTTCGCGGTAAAGCAAAAAATCCAGTAGATCACCCACATGGAGGTGGAGAAGGCAATACACCTATTGGTCTTAAACATCCAAAAACACCATGGGGGAAGCCAGCTTTGGGTATAAAAACCAGAAGAAAAAAGAAAGCATCAAATAGATTAATAATTCAGAGAAGAAAACGAAAGAGAAGAAAATAA
- a CDS encoding 30S ribosomal protein S19: MSRSLKKGPFVDLKLMKKIEQGEPGKTIKTWSRASTITPQMVGFTIGVHNGKQHVPVLVVENMVGHKLGEFALTRKFIRHGGKKQKDIEKGK, translated from the coding sequence ATGAGTCGAAGTTTAAAAAAGGGTCCATTTGTAGATCTAAAACTAATGAAAAAAATAGAGCAAGGCGAACCGGGTAAAACTATAAAAACCTGGTCCCGTGCATCAACCATAACTCCACAAATGGTAGGTTTTACAATCGGAGTTCATAATGGAAAACAGCACGTGCCAGTTTTGGTAGTAGAGAATATGGTTGGACACAAATTGGGAGAATTTGCGTTAACGAGAAAGTTTATAAGACATGGTGGAAAAAAGCAAAAGGACATAGAAAAAGGAAAATAG
- a CDS encoding 50S ribosomal protein L22 → MEIKAKARYLRMSPRKVRLVIDMIRGKKVSEASDILNFSNKWAKRPIIKLLNSAIANAEHNFDLQKDNLYIKVIKADGGPMLKRWMPRAFGRAGAIRKRTCHIEIILDELKKDITEESTVIAKKDKKETEAKNQESKKNVSEKKDKKKKVLNS, encoded by the coding sequence ATGGAGATCAAAGCAAAGGCAAGATATTTAAGAATGTCACCAAGAAAAGTTAGATTGGTGATAGATATGATAAGAGGAAAAAAAGTTTCCGAAGCTTCGGATATTCTTAATTTTTCTAATAAATGGGCGAAAAGACCTATTATCAAGTTATTAAATTCGGCAATTGCGAACGCAGAACACAATTTTGATTTACAAAAAGATAATTTATATATTAAAGTAATAAAAGCAGATGGCGGACCAATGTTAAAGCGTTGGATGCCACGTGCTTTTGGCAGAGCCGGTGCTATTCGTAAAAGAACTTGCCACATTGAAATTATATTAGATGAGCTAAAAAAAGATATAACCGAAGAAAGTACAGTTATTGCAAAGAAAGATAAGAAAGAAACAGAAGCCAAAAATCAAGAATCAAAGAAAAACGTTTCTGAAAAAAAAGATAAGAAAAAGAAAGTTCTTAATTCCTAA
- a CDS encoding 30S ribosomal protein S3 has translation MGHKVHPKIFRMSSIYTWGSRWYSKPKDYADLIKQDILIKKFVLDKIKDAGPDGIEIERKGDSLNIIINAAKPGVAIGRSGAGTEELKKKIKDNFFRGKKMNFNINIFEVKRPSLSANIVMQSMISEIERRVPFRRVMKQAAERVTKAGAKGVKMALAGRLNGAEIARTEKLLKGNVPLQNLRADIDYANGTARTIYGCIGIKVWIYRGEIFETKDDKENMDKKEEENK, from the coding sequence ATGGGTCACAAAGTCCATCCAAAAATATTTAGAATGTCAAGCATATATACCTGGGGATCCAGGTGGTATTCTAAACCAAAAGATTATGCTGATCTAATTAAGCAGGATATTCTTATAAAAAAGTTTGTACTTGATAAAATAAAGGACGCAGGTCCTGATGGTATAGAAATTGAAAGAAAAGGGGATTCATTAAATATTATTATAAATGCGGCAAAACCGGGTGTAGCAATCGGTCGATCAGGTGCAGGTACGGAAGAATTGAAGAAAAAGATAAAAGATAATTTTTTCAGAGGTAAGAAAATGAATTTCAATATAAATATTTTTGAAGTAAAAAGACCTTCTTTGTCAGCCAACATCGTTATGCAATCAATGATAAGTGAGATAGAAAGACGTGTTCCTTTTAGAAGAGTAATGAAGCAAGCCGCTGAAAGAGTAACAAAGGCAGGCGCAAAGGGAGTAAAGATGGCTCTTGCCGGACGATTGAATGGCGCAGAGATAGCTAGAACAGAAAAGTTATTAAAGGGAAACGTACCATTGCAGAATTTGCGAGCTGATATTGATTATGCAAATGGAACAGCTAGAACCATTTATGGATGTATTGGAATTAAAGTATGGATTTATAGAGGTGAAATATTTGAGACAAAGGACGATAAAGAGAATATGGATAAAAAAGAAGAAGAAAATAAATAA
- a CDS encoding 50S ribosomal protein L16: MLMPKKVKHRKWHKGRARNKRRATSKLTVAFGEFGIKATTSCWVNSRQIESARRAITNFTKRGGKVWIRIFPDKPVTKKGAEVPMGSGKGAVDHYVTVIKPGMVMFELGGVTEEVARDAFRLAGHKLPVQTKFVKK, encoded by the coding sequence ATGTTAATGCCGAAAAAAGTAAAACACAGGAAGTGGCATAAAGGACGCGCCAGAAACAAAAGAAGGGCGACGTCTAAGTTAACTGTGGCTTTTGGAGAATTTGGTATAAAGGCAACCACTTCTTGTTGGGTAAATTCTCGTCAGATAGAATCAGCCAGAAGAGCGATAACTAATTTTACAAAGAGAGGCGGAAAAGTTTGGATTAGAATATTTCCTGATAAACCGGTTACAAAAAAAGGCGCAGAAGTACCTATGGGTTCTGGAAAAGGCGCAGTTGATCATTATGTAACAGTTATAAAACCCGGAATGGTAATGTTTGAGCTTGGTGGCGTTACAGAAGAAGTCGCACGTGATGCTTTTAGACTGGCTGGACATAAGTTGCCTGTTCAAACAAAATTTGTTAAAAAATAG
- the rpmC gene encoding 50S ribosomal protein L29: MLLDWLDISCLFKQNLLKNRNMKYKELKNKPKAELDKLVKESREKLRELRFKIANRSLKNITEVDKTKKIIAKALTALKQTK; encoded by the coding sequence ATGCTTTTAGACTGGCTGGACATAAGTTGCCTGTTCAAACAAAATTTGTTAAAAAATAGAAATATGAAATATAAAGAATTGAAAAATAAACCAAAAGCAGAACTTGATAAATTAGTGAAAGAGAGCAGAGAAAAATTGCGTGAGTTAAGATTTAAAATTGCAAACCGTAGTCTAAAAAATATTACAGAAGTTGATAAAACAAAAAAAATAATAGCAAAAGCACTGACAGCTTTAAAGCAAACGAAATAA